One genomic segment of Ignavibacteriota bacterium includes these proteins:
- a CDS encoding esterase codes for MKKIFSKLIIIICIATFSNQIVAQNFRRQPVDSPVFNNDKSVTFKIMAKNAKIVELSAQFLKSNQKLEKDSSGIWSITLGPIEPDIYPYNFIVDGISIADPNNLNIFPNERFKSSLVDIPGEQTDLYSTQNVPHGKVTYCYYYSETLKVTRPLLIYTPPGYEKSNNNYPVFYLVSGTTDTEETWFKVGRTNYVLDNLIAQNKAVPMIVVMPYGNMLCGTPDPNTIQAADMYKLFSDDLTTNIIPYVEENYRVIADREHRAIAGFSRGGGQSLFAGFMNFDKFAWICSYSAFLTGEVFDKYFENIYSNPELTNKNLKLLWLGVGSDDFLYKQATTFMEIMKEKNIEHKTLITGGGHTWMNSRHYLTETLQLFFK; via the coding sequence ATGAAAAAAATATTTTCAAAATTAATAATAATTATTTGTATTGCAACTTTCTCAAATCAAATAGTTGCTCAGAATTTTAGAAGACAGCCGGTTGATTCACCAGTTTTCAATAATGATAAATCTGTTACTTTTAAGATTATGGCTAAGAATGCTAAAATTGTTGAATTAAGTGCGCAATTTCTTAAATCAAATCAAAAATTGGAAAAGGATAGCTCCGGAATTTGGTCTATTACATTAGGGCCAATTGAGCCGGATATTTATCCATATAATTTTATTGTTGATGGAATTTCAATTGCTGATCCGAACAATTTAAATATTTTCCCGAATGAGAGATTTAAAAGCAGTTTGGTAGATATTCCCGGAGAGCAAACCGATCTTTATTCTACTCAAAATGTACCACATGGAAAAGTAACTTATTGCTATTACTACTCGGAAACATTAAAAGTAACACGACCGCTTTTAATTTATACTCCCCCGGGTTATGAAAAAAGCAATAATAATTATCCCGTATTTTATTTAGTTAGTGGAACAACAGATACGGAAGAAACTTGGTTTAAAGTTGGAAGAACAAATTATGTTCTTGATAATTTAATTGCGCAAAACAAAGCAGTTCCTATGATTGTTGTTATGCCATATGGAAATATGTTATGCGGCACTCCGGATCCGAATACTATTCAAGCCGCAGATATGTATAAATTATTTAGTGATGATTTAACCACAAATATAATTCCTTACGTTGAAGAGAATTATAGAGTTATTGCTGATAGAGAACATCGTGCAATTGCCGGATTTTCAAGAGGTGGCGGTCAATCATTATTTGCAGGATTTATGAACTTTGATAAATTTGCTTGGATCTGTTCATACAGTGCATTTTTAACAGGAGAAGTTTTCGATAAGTATTTTGAAAATATTTATTCAAATCCGGAATTGACAAATAAAAATTTAAAACTTTTATGGCTTGGCGTTGGCAGCGATGATTTTCTTTATAAACAAGCAACAACATTTATGGAAATTATGAAAGAAAAAAATATCGAACATAAAACATTGATTACCGGCGGAGGTCATACGTGGATGAACTCCAGACATTATCTAACAGAAACATTACAATTATTCTTTAAATAA
- a CDS encoding esterase, which yields MKQSIKILIFVLLLSRANFAQSEQEKIIEDFKTVSNQPGKEFPKVNSERRVRTSISAPDAHKVQLDISAVKYDLNKDTAGVWTGESAPQDEGFHYYQLWIDGAAVPDPNSLYYFGAMRWGSGVDVPAHDQEFYELKDVPHGQIREIYFPSKSTNTSRRAFVYTPPDYEKNVNKKYPVLYLQHGYGENEYGWPNQGKTNFIMDNLIASGKANPFIIVMTYGMTNDVKMGGLRNFDITPFQTVLVDELIPYIDSNFRTLTDQPNRAMAGLSMGGFETKLVTLKKLDTFSQIGLFSGGSINLEDVNNTPGFKEKVKLVFVGTGGRELENFRNGGRGFGGDPEKNTEEISKEGINAHFYVSPETAHEWQTWRRCLNEFAQLVFNK from the coding sequence ATGAAACAATCAATTAAAATATTGATTTTTGTTTTGCTATTAAGCAGAGCAAATTTTGCGCAATCAGAGCAAGAAAAAATTATTGAAGATTTTAAAACGGTTTCAAATCAACCGGGCAAAGAGTTTCCAAAAGTTAATTCAGAAAGAAGAGTTAGAACAAGTATTTCCGCACCGGATGCGCACAAAGTTCAATTGGATATTAGTGCAGTAAAATATGATTTAAACAAAGATACAGCTGGTGTATGGACTGGTGAATCTGCACCGCAAGATGAAGGTTTTCATTATTATCAACTTTGGATTGATGGTGCAGCAGTGCCGGATCCAAACAGTTTATATTATTTTGGTGCAATGCGTTGGGGAAGCGGAGTAGATGTTCCCGCGCACGATCAAGAATTTTATGAATTAAAAGATGTTCCTCACGGTCAGATAAGAGAAATTTATTTTCCTTCAAAAAGTACAAACACTTCTCGCAGAGCATTTGTTTATACTCCTCCGGATTATGAAAAAAATGTAAATAAAAAATATCCGGTGCTTTATCTTCAACATGGATATGGAGAAAACGAATATGGCTGGCCTAACCAAGGCAAAACAAATTTTATTATGGATAATCTTATAGCTTCCGGAAAAGCAAATCCATTTATAATTGTAATGACTTACGGAATGACAAATGATGTAAAAATGGGCGGACTGAGAAATTTTGATATTACACCTTTTCAAACAGTTTTAGTGGATGAACTTATTCCATACATTGATTCAAATTTTAGAACTCTAACAGATCAACCAAATAGGGCTATGGCTGGTCTTTCAATGGGTGGTTTTGAAACAAAACTTGTTACCCTAAAAAAACTGGATACATTTTCTCAAATTGGTCTTTTTAGCGGCGGAAGTATAAATCTGGAAGATGTTAATAATACTCCTGGTTTTAAAGAAAAAGTAAAACTTGTATTTGTTGGTACTGGAGGCAGAGAACTTGAAAACTTTAGAAATGGCGGAAGAGGTTTTGGCGGAGATCCGGAAAAAAATACGGAAGAAATATCTAAGGAAGGAATAAATGCTCATTTTTATGTTTCGCCTGAAACTGCCCACGAATGGCAGACATGGAGACGTTGTTTAAATGAATTTGCACAGTTAGTATTTAATAAATAA